A window from Argopecten irradians isolate NY chromosome 3, Ai_NY, whole genome shotgun sequence encodes these proteins:
- the LOC138319839 gene encoding uncharacterized protein produces MIQFRGDTGLFIYGQSRGDTGLEELPGYLSTDSLEEIPGYLSTDSLEEIQGFLSTDSLEELPGYLSTDSLEEIQGYLSTDSLEELPGYLSTDSLEEIPGYLSTDSLEEIQGYLSTDSLEELPGYLFTDSLEEIQGYLSTDSLEKLPGYLSTDSLEEISGYLSTDSLEEIPGYLSTDSLEEIQGYLSTDSLEELPGYLSTDSLEELPGYLSTASLEELPGYLSTVSLEEIQGYLSTASLEELPGYLSTDSLEEIPGYLSTDSLEEIQSYLSTASLEELPGYLSTVSLEEIPGYLSTDSLEEIQGYLSTDNLEEIPGYLSTVSLEEIPGYLSTVTFACVVLVK; encoded by the exons atgat ACAGTTTAGAGGAGATACAGGGCTATTTATCTACGGTCAGTCTAGAGGAGATACAGGGCTAGAGGAGTTACCAGGCTATTTATCTACAGACAGTCTAGAGGAGATACCAGGCTATTTATCTACAGACAGTCTAGAGGAGATACAGGGCTTTTTATCTACAGACAGTCTAGAGGAGTTACCAGGCTATTTATCTACAGACAGTCTAGAAGAGATACAGGGCTATTTATCTACAGACAGTCTAGAGGAGTTACCAGGCTATTTATCTACAGACAGTCTAGAGGAGATACCAGGCTATTTATCTACAGACAGTCTAGAGGAGATACAGGGCTATTTATCTACAGACAGTCTAGAGGAGTTACCAGGCTATTTATTTACAGACAGTCTAGAGGAGATACAGGGCTATTTATCTACAGACAGTCTAGAGAAGTTACCAGGCTATTTATCTACAGACAGTCTAGAGGAGATATCAGGCTATTTATCTACAGACAGTCTAGAGGAGATACCAGGCTATTTATCTACAGACAGTCTAGAGGAGATACAGGGCTATTTATCTACAGACAGTCTAGAGGAGTTACCAGGCTATTTATCTACAGACAGTCTAGAGGAGTTACCAGGCTATTTATCTACAGCCAGTCTAGAGGAGTTACCAGGCTATTTATCTACGGTTAGTCTAGAGGAGATACAGGGCTATTTATCTACAGCCAGTCTAGAGGAGTTACCAGGCTATTTATCTACAGACAGTCTAGAGGAGATACCGGGCTATTTATCTACAGACAGTCTAGAGGAGATACAGAGCTATTTATCTACAGCCAGTCTAGAGGAGTTACCAGGCTATTTATCTACGGTTAGTCTAGAGGAGATACCAGGCTATTTATCTACAGACAGTCTAGAGGAGATACAGGGCTATTTATCTACGGACAATCTAGAGGAGATACCAGGCTATTTATCTACGGTCAGTCTAGAGGAGATACCAGGCTATTTATCTACGGTCACTTTTGCCTGTGTAGTCCTTGTTAAATAA